One Cinclus cinclus chromosome 24, bCinCin1.1, whole genome shotgun sequence genomic window carries:
- the CISD3 gene encoding CDGSH iron-sulfur domain-containing protein 3, mitochondrial encodes MLRLAALLRFGSGRRCRDPSGGARVPSLCSAPPPQPVIAAKEPFPVELQAGKSYGWCSCGHSKRQPFCDGAHKKEAPGLAPLRFTPARDGPALLCGCKRTRSPPYCDGSHKRPEVQAAPLPPRA; translated from the exons ATGCTGCGGCTCGCCGCGCTGCTGCGGTTCGGGAGCGGCCGCCGGTGCCGGGACCCCTCGGGGGGGGCTCGGGTCCCGTCGCTGTGCTCCGCGCCCCCCCCGCAGCCGGTGATCGCCGCCAAGGAGCCGTTCCCGGTGGAGCTGCAGGCGGGGAAGAGCTACGGCTGGTGCTCCTGCGGGCACAGCAAGCGCCAG CCCTTCTGTGACGGTGCCCACAAGAAGGAGGCCCCGGGGCTGGCCCCGTTGCGCTTCACCCCGGCCCGGGACGGCCCCGCTCTGCTCTGCGGCTGCAAACGCACCCGGAGCCCCCCGTACTGCGACGGGTCCCACAAACGGCCCGAGGTGCAGGCGGCCCCGCTGCCCCCCCGTGCCTGA